In a genomic window of uncultured Flavobacterium sp.:
- the pepE gene encoding dipeptidase PepE yields the protein MKSIIIASTSTLHGGSYLDYILPVLASHFKNCKSLLFIPYARPSGISHDEYTKKVAEAFSTINIAVKGIHEFEDAANAIKNAEGIFTGGGNTFLLVTQLYKNNVMQVLAETVKNGTPYLGTSAGSNICGLSMQTTNDMPIIYPPSFQTLGLIPFNLNPHYLDPDTQSQHMGETRETRIKEFHAFNSIPVLGLREGSWLEVKGDKITLKGNLKARLFKQNENPAELETESDLSNLN from the coding sequence ATGAAAAGTATCATCATTGCCAGCACATCTACACTACACGGAGGCAGTTATTTAGACTATATTTTACCGGTATTAGCGTCGCATTTCAAAAATTGCAAAAGCCTTTTATTCATTCCATATGCCCGTCCAAGCGGAATTTCGCATGACGAATACACAAAAAAAGTAGCTGAAGCATTTTCTACTATAAATATTGCCGTAAAAGGAATTCATGAATTTGAAGATGCTGCAAACGCAATAAAAAATGCTGAAGGTATTTTTACCGGAGGAGGAAACACTTTTTTACTGGTTACGCAATTATACAAAAACAATGTTATGCAGGTTCTTGCAGAAACGGTAAAAAACGGAACCCCATATTTAGGAACAAGTGCAGGAAGCAATATTTGCGGCTTATCAATGCAAACCACGAATGATATGCCCATAATATATCCACCAAGCTTTCAGACTTTAGGATTAATTCCTTTCAATCTAAATCCACATTATTTAGATCCAGATACACAATCACAACATATGGGCGAAACGCGCGAAACAAGAATTAAAGAATTTCACGCTTTTAATTCAATTCCGGTTTTAGGATTAAGAGAAGGAAGCTGGCTTGAAGTTAAAGGAGACAAAATCACTCTTAAAGGAAATCTAAAAGCTCGTTTATTCAAGCAAAACGAAAATCCTGCAGAATTAGAAACAGAAAGCGATTTGAGTAATTTAAACTAA
- a CDS encoding carboxypeptidase-like regulatory domain-containing protein yields the protein MINKVACILMVVLGQTTWSQSQDRSVINGKIAANTSDLEGVYVINAQTEAMTTTDETGAFSILAKEGDTLVFSSIQFKENKVLLIADNFSDLNFTVKLNMVMHQLQEVVIRNYNGINATSLGIIPQGQKKYTEAERKLHTATALNPTANAGSMAGGSISADPLLNFFSGRTAMLKKEVAVEKKEAFMKLLEHMFSIDHFVNRLQIPLEYVKGFEYYAVENDKFTVILNSKNKTSTEFLLGELAVKYKEIIASENK from the coding sequence TTGATCAATAAAGTTGCATGTATTTTAATGGTTGTTTTGGGACAAACTACTTGGTCTCAAAGTCAGGATCGTAGTGTTATTAACGGAAAAATAGCTGCGAATACCTCTGATTTGGAAGGAGTTTACGTTATAAATGCTCAAACTGAAGCGATGACAACTACGGATGAAACGGGGGCTTTTTCTATTTTGGCTAAAGAAGGTGATACGCTTGTTTTTTCATCCATACAATTCAAAGAAAATAAGGTTTTGCTAATTGCGGACAATTTCTCAGACCTTAATTTTACCGTAAAATTGAATATGGTAATGCATCAATTGCAGGAAGTTGTGATTAGAAATTATAACGGAATTAATGCGACTTCATTAGGTATTATTCCGCAAGGACAGAAAAAATATACAGAAGCCGAAAGAAAACTACATACAGCTACGGCATTAAATCCAACTGCAAATGCTGGTTCGATGGCTGGAGGTTCAATATCTGCAGATCCGTTATTGAATTTCTTTTCAGGAAGAACTGCAATGCTCAAAAAAGAAGTAGCGGTAGAAAAGAAAGAAGCTTTTATGAAACTTTTGGAGCATATGTTTAGCATTGATCATTTTGTAAATAGATTACAAATTCCGCTTGAATACGTAAAAGGTTTTGAATATTATGCAGTAGAAAACGATAAATTCACAGTAATTTTGAACTCTAAAAATAAAACTTCGACAGAGTTTTTACTAGGCGAATTGGCCGTTAAATACAAAGAAATAATAGCGAGTGAAAATAAGTAA
- a CDS encoding carboxypeptidase-like regulatory domain-containing protein, whose translation MKISNIILVFLLTLVQVSFGQNKVSREILGQILAQSTSVEGVNVVNNTTQMATISDVNGMFTIAVKEGDVLVFSAVNLEVFRYRITADDLNLNSLKIKMTAKEVELKEVIVNENANITAENLGIIPYGQKKYTPAERKVYTATSTSVDKLLNMMSGRTTMLKKEVNVEKKEALFRKMEYLFEENYYTDRLKIPTDDIKGFQLYCVDDAEFAVSLNTKNKTMSMFLITDLARRYLIILENEK comes from the coding sequence GTGAAAATAAGTAATATAATATTGGTTTTTCTTCTAACATTGGTTCAGGTTAGTTTTGGACAAAATAAAGTTTCAAGGGAAATTCTTGGGCAGATTTTAGCACAATCTACTTCGGTTGAAGGAGTAAATGTTGTGAATAATACAACACAAATGGCAACTATTTCAGATGTAAATGGAATGTTTACAATTGCTGTGAAAGAAGGCGATGTTTTGGTTTTTTCTGCTGTAAATTTAGAAGTGTTTCGTTATCGTATTACTGCAGATGATTTGAATTTGAATTCGCTGAAGATTAAAATGACTGCCAAAGAAGTAGAATTGAAGGAAGTTATCGTAAATGAAAATGCCAATATCACGGCAGAAAATTTAGGTATAATTCCATACGGGCAAAAAAAATATACGCCGGCAGAAAGAAAAGTATATACTGCAACTTCGACTTCTGTAGATAAGTTGTTGAATATGATGTCTGGGCGAACTACAATGTTGAAAAAAGAGGTAAATGTAGAGAAAAAGGAAGCGCTTTTTAGAAAAATGGAATACCTTTTTGAAGAGAATTATTACACTGATAGATTGAAAATTCCGACCGATGATATCAAAGGATTTCAATTATATTGTGTGGATGATGCCGAATTTGCTGTATCTTTGAATACTAAAAACAAAACAATGAGTATGTTTTTAATAACAGATTTAGCAAGAAGATATTTAATAATTCTCGAAAATGAAAAATAG
- a CDS encoding M1 family metallopeptidase gives MKKLSLLLLFPAILIAQEKTTTVAPKQQGKYDTNKFSQMYDLLATPNMFRTAAGSPGPAYYQQQADYKIDVELDDKNSKLSGSETITYSNNSPDILEYLWVQLDQNQAKVNTQSSLAESEKISQVLPLDGFSNKYLKKDLERGFNIEYVKDAKGNAMSYTINETMMRINLATPLKAGEKISFSVKWWYNINNYRKETGNGRSGYELFEKDGNKIYVIAQFYPRMAVYNDVEGWQNMQFWGSGEFALPFGNFDVNITVPADHVIDATGELTNRAEVFTAEQVKRYEQAQKSFDKPVVIVTQAEAEVTEKGFSEKKKTWKFSAKNVRDFGIASSRKFIYDAMAVKLGGKIVMAESVYPKEANPLWGETSTMTVAHTLKSYSSHTFDYPYPKAVSVSAEDQGMEYPMICWNYGRPDENGVTSKEVKNGMIGVVIHEVGHNFFPMIVNSDERQWTWMDEGLNSFMEYMAEQELDPTFPSRRGPAKNIVPYMSGDQKFLEPIMSNSETIAQFGNNAYGKPATGLNMLREVVMGRELFDYAFKTYANRWKFKHPTPEDFFRTMEDASAVDLDWFFRGWFYSTDFVDIGIKEVKQYYVSDTPTADIKDVKVRKGRFGFDKGPFVYLVSGDNAEVNASKKTALKVDDVKLLSDYVNQTFTAEEKAGLKSPKYFYEVEFNKPGGMIMPILVEITYEDGSKQNYQYPAQIWRKNNDTAKKVYATEKAIKSIQIDPKLMTADIDVTNNSWPKVEEKSKFD, from the coding sequence ATGAAAAAACTTTCATTATTATTGCTTTTTCCTGCAATACTTATTGCTCAGGAAAAAACTACCACTGTTGCACCTAAACAACAAGGCAAATATGATACGAACAAATTTAGCCAAATGTATGATTTATTGGCAACACCAAATATGTTTCGTACCGCAGCAGGATCTCCCGGACCGGCATATTATCAACAACAGGCAGATTATAAAATTGATGTTGAATTAGATGATAAGAATTCAAAGTTAAGTGGTTCTGAAACGATTACTTATTCAAACAATTCACCGGATATTTTAGAGTATCTATGGGTTCAGTTAGATCAGAATCAAGCAAAAGTAAATACACAATCATCTTTAGCTGAAAGCGAAAAAATCAGTCAGGTTTTACCATTAGATGGTTTCTCAAATAAATATTTGAAAAAAGATTTAGAACGTGGTTTTAATATTGAATATGTAAAAGATGCAAAAGGAAATGCAATGTCTTATACGATCAATGAAACTATGATGCGTATTAACTTGGCGACTCCTCTAAAAGCAGGTGAGAAAATCTCATTTTCGGTAAAATGGTGGTACAATATCAATAACTATAGAAAAGAAACTGGAAATGGACGTTCAGGTTATGAATTATTTGAAAAAGACGGAAATAAAATATATGTAATTGCTCAGTTTTACCCAAGAATGGCAGTTTACAATGATGTTGAAGGATGGCAAAATATGCAATTTTGGGGAAGCGGAGAGTTTGCTTTGCCTTTTGGGAATTTTGACGTAAATATTACAGTTCCTGCAGATCACGTAATCGATGCAACTGGAGAATTGACAAATAGAGCAGAAGTTTTTACTGCTGAACAAGTAAAACGTTACGAACAAGCACAAAAATCATTTGATAAACCTGTTGTAATTGTTACGCAAGCTGAAGCTGAAGTAACTGAAAAAGGTTTCTCTGAAAAGAAAAAAACCTGGAAATTTAGTGCTAAAAATGTACGTGATTTTGGAATTGCATCTTCAAGAAAATTCATTTATGATGCAATGGCTGTAAAATTAGGTGGCAAAATTGTAATGGCAGAATCTGTTTATCCAAAAGAAGCAAATCCGCTTTGGGGAGAAACTTCGACAATGACAGTAGCACATACTTTAAAAAGTTATTCATCACACACATTTGATTATCCTTATCCAAAAGCGGTTTCAGTTTCTGCAGAAGATCAAGGAATGGAATATCCAATGATTTGTTGGAATTACGGTCGTCCTGATGAAAATGGAGTGACTAGTAAAGAGGTTAAAAACGGAATGATTGGTGTTGTGATTCACGAAGTTGGACATAACTTTTTCCCAATGATTGTAAACTCTGACGAGCGTCAATGGACTTGGATGGATGAAGGTTTAAATTCATTTATGGAATATATGGCAGAGCAGGAATTAGATCCTACATTCCCGTCAAGACGTGGTCCTGCAAAAAATATTGTTCCTTATATGAGTGGAGATCAAAAGTTTTTAGAGCCAATTATGTCTAACTCTGAAACAATTGCTCAATTTGGAAATAACGCTTACGGAAAACCTGCAACTGGTCTTAATATGTTAAGAGAAGTTGTTATGGGACGCGAATTGTTTGATTATGCTTTTAAAACATATGCAAACAGATGGAAATTTAAACACCCAACTCCAGAGGATTTCTTTAGAACGATGGAAGATGCTTCTGCAGTAGATTTAGATTGGTTTTTCAGAGGATGGTTTTACTCAACAGATTTCGTAGATATCGGAATCAAAGAAGTAAAACAATATTATGTTTCTGATACTCCAACTGCTGATATTAAAGATGTAAAAGTTAGAAAAGGACGTTTCGGATTTGATAAAGGACCTTTTGTGTATTTAGTTTCAGGCGATAATGCTGAAGTAAATGCTTCAAAAAAGACAGCTTTAAAAGTAGATGACGTAAAATTATTGTCTGATTATGTAAATCAAACTTTTACAGCAGAAGAAAAAGCAGGATTAAAATCGCCTAAATATTTCTACGAAGTAGAATTCAATAAACCAGGCGGAATGATTATGCCAATTCTTGTTGAGATTACTTACGAAGATGGTTCAAAACAAAATTATCAATATCCGGCTCAAATCTGGAGAAAGAATAATGATACCGCTAAAAAAGTTTATGCAACCGAAAAAGCGATAAAAAGCATTCAGATAGATCCAAAATTAATGACCGCTGATATTGATGTAACCAATAACTCTTGGCCAAAAGTAGAAGAAAAGTCAAAATTTGATTAA
- a CDS encoding twin-arginine translocase TatA/TatE family subunit encodes MFGIGGGELVFILFIVLMLFGSDKVPEIARTMGKAMAQLKNATNDIKSEIQKGAEANGLDSKALTDITGNINAQINDAKANLLGDSANLLGETATEIDKVKEDIDSISGPVKRQM; translated from the coding sequence ATGTTTGGTATAGGAGGAGGAGAATTAGTTTTCATACTATTTATAGTTCTAATGCTTTTTGGTTCAGACAAAGTGCCGGAAATTGCCCGTACAATGGGAAAAGCAATGGCACAATTGAAAAATGCAACCAATGATATTAAAAGCGAAATCCAAAAAGGAGCAGAGGCCAACGGTCTTGATTCAAAAGCTCTAACGGATATCACTGGAAATATCAATGCTCAAATTAATGATGCTAAGGCTAATTTATTAGGTGATTCAGCTAATTTGTTGGGAGAAACCGCAACAGAAATTGACAAAGTAAAAGAAGATATCGATTCTATCTCAGGACCTGTAAAACGCCAAATGTAA
- a CDS encoding phosphatase PAP2 family protein, translated as MLEKIKELDTQLLVYLNGLGSETYDKLWLIITSQLNWTPFFLLLFYLIYKKVGGKQTLFIVLFIAVLLTFTDQVTNLFKYNFQRLRPCNNPEINTIIRVVQVRTSYSFFSGHAANTMAVATFLFLVLRRYFKYLGFLFLWPLIFAYSRIYLGLHYPGDILTGYFFGALFGFLLYLVYRKLKPQYFPG; from the coding sequence ATGCTTGAAAAAATAAAAGAACTAGATACTCAATTACTTGTTTATCTTAATGGTCTAGGCTCTGAAACATACGATAAACTTTGGCTTATTATTACCAGTCAGTTAAATTGGACGCCATTTTTTCTATTACTTTTCTATCTTATTTATAAAAAAGTAGGAGGGAAACAAACCTTGTTTATTGTACTGTTTATTGCTGTTTTGCTGACTTTTACAGATCAGGTTACCAATTTATTCAAATACAACTTTCAACGTTTGCGTCCGTGTAATAATCCCGAAATCAATACGATTATTCGTGTTGTTCAGGTTAGAACATCATATAGTTTTTTCTCCGGGCATGCAGCAAATACAATGGCAGTTGCAACGTTTTTATTCTTAGTTTTAAGACGTTATTTTAAATATTTAGGATTCTTGTTTTTATGGCCATTAATTTTTGCTTATAGCCGTATTTATTTAGGATTGCATTATCCGGGAGACATTCTTACAGGATATTTCTTTGGAGCACTTTTCGGATTTTTACTGTATTTGGTATATCGAAAATTAAAACCACAATATTTTCCTGGATAA